Within Methanomicrobiales archaeon, the genomic segment CATGAACAGAACGAATCTGGATCTGGCGGTAAGAAAAGTAGACAGTTCCGGGGATGCGCAGTGGAATACTACGATTCCTTGGGTCTCCACTCCGAGCCGGACGTCGAATGTTATCCATGAAGTCCTGCAGACGGATGATGGAGGTTATGCCCTCCTTGGGGGAAGATACTTCTATTAAGGCTATCCAACGATTCGCTGACTATTCCAATATTAATGAAGTTCTATCGAGTGATGGAAGGGCAATAGGTCCTATCGGGGTGCGATCGTCGTTTTTTGGAAAACGAGGACATCCCAAAAGTATGAGACCCTGGCGAACCCTAAGCCCGGGGCATGACATTTCAGGAAATCAACGACGATCTCTGGGAAATTCTCCGGAAGCATCTGCCTCCCCGGAAACCGCACACCGGCCGGTCCCCGACGCGACCCTCGGCAGATCCTCAACGGCATCTTCTACGTCCTGACCATCGGGTGCACCTGGAGCGATACTCCCACCAAATGCGGTAAAAAATCAACCATCCACCGGTACCACCTCGAGCTCTGCAGACGGGGAGCGTATCAGGCGATCTGGATCTCCTCCAGTCCGGCTAGGACCCCCAGAAGCCCGACCTTTCCCACTGCATCACCGATACCAAGGATATCTCCGCGAAAAGGGGGAGATATCGGGTATGATGGCTATAAGAAGGTGAATGGGAACAAGCTGAGCGCCCTGGTCGATCAGAACGGTCGCCCCGTAGCCTGCACGGTTGCTCCGGCGAACATCCTCGATTCTCTCCTCTACAAGTCAACGGTGGGAGCATTCGAGATTCCCGAAAGATCTGAAAAACCGGGGATCATCACCGCGGATGCGTCCTACGACACGCATGCCATCCGCCAGTATAACCGGAACCGTGGGATTAAGAGCAATATCCCGATCAATCCGATAAAGCGGAAATATCCCAAGAGAGACAGACCGATTCAGTATGATAAGAATCTCTATAAAAGCCGAGGCGCTATCAAGCGGGTCTTCAGCTGGATCGAGGCCTTCAAGAAGATCGTTCCCTGAACGGTATGAACATTCATTCCTGGGGCTAATATACCTGGCTTGTGCCCTCCCGATCTGGAGAGTTTTGGAATGACCTCGTTCAAAAAAACGTTAATGGAAACTGGTTGGATGTCGTCAACGTACCTTCCGTGGATGCAGGGTTCCGGCTGCAGCCCAACGAGATGTTCCTGCGGGTGCGTGCCTGGGACACCGCCGGGGGAGACGGGGATTATGCGATCGACCGCGGCACGGACTACGCTTTAAAAATATGGTACCAACGGCACGATCACGCCCGGGAAATACCGTATCCTGGTCTACGGCCCCCGGGACGACCAGAAGAACTATCCGGTACATTGGTTCACCCTGGTGAAGGGGAATGAGACAGTACCGGCATCGTACTCCGAACAGCTGCACCGGTGCAGCTGTTCTGGTTGCTTGCCGCTTCCCGGACTCTCATGCGGCCTGGTTCCCCCGAGAAGAGCCTTCTGTGATTGTGAGTGAGGTTACCCAAAAAAAGTCCTGACGGAAGAGCTCCCCTTCCGTTCAGCACTATGCATGTGCTTCTGGATACGTCCAGAAAATCCCTATCGGATATAACTACGAAATGGAATCCGGGAGGGTTTGCAGGCTCCCATCCACTCAGACGGGCTCCCCTTCCATCTCCACCATCAGCTCGGCAAGCGTCGCCTTCCGCTCGGCGTAGGCGTTGTGCTGGTGGATGCTCTCCTCGTTCGTCTGCTTGATCGTGATCACCGCATCCGCCGGGAGATCCTTGAACTCCATCAGGACCATTCTCGCCATCTCCCGCACGCAGTCCTCGACGAACCGTGGATTCTTGTGCGCTTCGAGCACCACGTAGCTCTCGTCCCCGCGCTTGAGCAGCTCGAAGATCCGCGCGCTCATCGAGTCTTTCAGGATGCGGATGATCTTCTCCAGCCCCACGTGCTGATCGTCGTCGGTCTCGATGCAGAGGAAACCCCGCCCCCGCTGGTTGTGGGTCGCCATGGGCACCTCCTCGAAGAACCTCTCCATCTTCTCCGCGGGGATGTCGAGATCCTGCATCACCTGCATCGCACGGTCCTTCATGATGTTCTGCGCACAGGGGCAGGCAGTCATCCCCGTCACCTCGGCGCCGATGAACTTGCG encodes:
- the mptA gene encoding GTP cyclohydrolase MptA, which codes for MELPDVQSTCPDIRINLTRVGVKNVNKLVEVARPGKRPVIFISNFDVFVDLPASLKGANLSRNFEVIDEVLQQAIEGEVKEIEELCSFVARRLLDRHEYADRTEVLMKSQFMVKRETPVSQTSCHEVVNVHAGAVAKRTADEPIVRKFIGAEVTGMTACPCAQNIMKDRAMQVMQDLDIPAEKMERFFEEVPMATHNQRGRGFLCIETDDDQHVGLEKIIRILKDSMSARIFELLKRGDESYVVLEAHKNPRFVEDCVREMARMVLMEFKDLPADAVITIKQTNEESIHQHNAYAERKATLAELMVEMEGEPV
- a CDS encoding IS5 family transposase codes for the protein MCLPGNRTPAGPRRDPRQILNGIFYVLTIGCTWSDTPTKCGKKSTIHRYHLELCRRGAYQAIWISSSPARTPRSPTFPTASPIPRISPRKGGDIGYDGYKKVNGNKLSALVDQNGRPVACTVAPANILDSLLYKSTVGAFEIPERSEKPGIITADASYDTHAIRQYNRNRGIKSNIPINPIKRKYPKRDRPIQYDKNLYKSRGAIKRVFSWIEAFKKIVP